The Rhododendron vialii isolate Sample 1 chromosome 5a, ASM3025357v1 genome contains a region encoding:
- the LOC131327531 gene encoding protein ATAF2-like → MSVPVGYKFTPTDEELVINYLESKSKGKALPCDVVFEREIYGTGNKAPWQIFTKNDPWEEGSIYVLTKLIKATGSDKRTARTAGCGSWHGETGPVRILNKKRCVIGYKRMLRFRIKNGSGAMDESGEGGRWIMHEFSLYGGNGTTSTRNKQSPKGTEYVLCRIKKIYNSKDNKKSPKKVKNVEVPRPAKRARKEVFEQEQKVEALETENIVPYSQELLEAEKEGHYLQMLSDVDADLEQLRPTMESEQLASIGPDFDASDPRTLSWLPPTPFSEEFSEAEEQGNYSQLLFDMDADLDFDALDPEALSGLVQTPFSEELSEAKKQENYSQMLFDVDADLDFDALDPQPLSGLAQTPFSEELSEAEKQGNYSQMLSSMSDADLHEELVSILESEQLPSSIGLDSWLPGPTVPTPFFDEFSDAEEQGIYSQMLSDVDADTVELVPILEYLEQLPSFSLDFDALNEEWSLFVVGGE, encoded by the coding sequence ATGAGCGTACCAGTGGGTTATAAGTTTACGCCTACAGACGAAGAACTTGTTATCAACTATCTTGAGAGCAAGTCCAAGGGTAAAGCCCTACCTTGCGATGTTGTTTTCGAGCGCGAGATTTACGGGACCGGAAACAAAGCCCCGTGGCAGATTTTCACCAAGAACGACCCGTGGGAAGAAGGCAGCATCTACGTTCTCACGAAGCTGATCAAGGCCACCGGCAGCGACAAACGGACAGCTAGAACGGCCGGTTGTGGCTCGTGGCACGGAGAGACCGGTCCTGTGCGAATACTCAACAAAAAGCGTTGTGTGATAGGGTACAAGAGGATGCTGCGTTTTCGGATCAAGAACGGATCGGGAGCGATGGACGAGAGTGGGGAAGGAGGCCGTTGGATCATGCACGAGTTCTCTTTGTATGGCGGTAATGGTACTACTTCGACTAGGAATAAGCAATCGCCTAAAGGAACAGAATATGTTCTTTGTAggataaagaaaatatataacTCAAAAGACAACAAGAAATCTCCGAAGAAAGTAAAGAATGTTGAGGTCCCGAGGCCCGCAAAGCGTGCGAGGAAGGAGGTGTTTGAGCAAGAACAGAAGGTGgaagcactagaaacagaaaaTATAGTTCCTTACtcgcaagaacttttggaagcGGAGAAGGAAGGACATTATTTACAGATGCTTTCCGATGTGGATGCGGATCTTGAACAACTACGTCCTACGATGGAGTCGGAGCAGCTAGCAAGTATCGGTCCTGATTTTGATGCGTCGGACCCCCGAACCCTATCTTGGCTTCCCCCGACACCTTTCTCGGAAGAATTTTCAGAAGCGGAGGAGCAAGGAAATTATTCGCAACTGCTTTTTGACATGGATGCGGATCTTGATTTCGATGCGTTAGACCCTGAAGCCCTATCTGGGCTTGTCCAAACACCTTTCTCGGAAGAACTTTCAGAAGCGAAGAAGCAAGAAAATTATTCGCAAATGCTTTTTGACGTGGATGCGGATCTTGATTTTGATGCGTTGGACCCTCAACCCCTATCTGGGCTTGCCCAAACACCTTTCTCGGAAGAACTTTCGGAAGCGGAGAAGCAAGGAAATTATTCACAAATGCTTTCTTCCATGTCGGATGCGGATCTTCATGAGGAACTAGTTTCTATATTGGAGTCAGAGCAGCTACCAAGTAGTATCGGTCTTGATTCTTGGCTTCCCGGCCCGACAGTGCCAACACCTTTCTTTGATGAATTTTCAGACGCGGAGGAGCAAGGAATTTATTCGCAGATGCTTTCTGACGTTGATGCGGATACTGTAGAACTAGTTCCTATATTGGAGTACTTGGAGCAACTACCAAGCTTCAGTCTTGATTTTGACGCGTTGAACGAGGAATGGAGCTTGTTTGTTGTTGGAGGggaatga
- the LOC131327532 gene encoding NAC domain-containing protein 41-like — MSVPVGYKFRPTDQELVIDYLESKSEGKALPCDVVFEREIYGTGNKALWQIFTENDPWTESSIYVLSKLIRAKGSDKRIARMAGCGSWHGETSPEPIYDQQTGPEPIYDEHTNPKLIGYKRTMCFWTTDESGAMEKGRWIMHEFEQWLKGEYKSTGRAENVEAAAADVTLRKPAERTRRESEEEQKMEAPETETVPYSRELSEAEKEENHSGMLFDMDADLEEQVPMLEQLRSFGLDFDVSVPQILSWLPLTPFSEEFSEAEKQGNYSQMLLDMDADLEEQVPILELE, encoded by the exons ATGAGCGTACCAGTGGGTTATAAGTTTAGGCCTACAGACCAAGAACTTGTTATCGACTATCTTGAGAGCAAGTCCGAGGGTAAAGCCCTGCCTTGCGACGTCGTTTTCGAGCGTGAGATTTACGGGACTGGAAACAAAGCTCTGTGGCAGATTTTCACCGAAAACGACCCGTGGACAGAAAGCAGCATCTACGTTCTCTCCAAGTTAATCAGGGCCAAAGGCAGCGACAAACGGATAGCTAGAATGGCTGGCTGTGGCTCGTGGCATGGAGAGACCAGTCCCGAACCAATATACGACCAACAAACCGGTCCTGAACCAATATACGATGAACATACCAATCCTAAACTGATAGGGTACAAGAGGACGATGTGTTTTTGGACCACGGACGAATCAGGAGCGATGGAAAAAGGCCGTTGGATCATGCATGAGTTCGAGCAATGGCTTAAAGGAGAATAT AAATCTACGGGGAGAGCAGAGAATGTTGAGGCTGCTGCTGCTGATGTTACGCTCCGGAAACCCGCAGAGCGTACTAGGAGGGAGTCTGAGGAAGAACAGAAGATGGAAGCACCGGAAACAGAAACTGTTCCTTACTCGCGAGAACTATCGGAGGCGGAGAAGGAAGAAAATCATTCGGGGATGCTTTTCGACATGGACGCAGATCTTGAAGAACAAGTTCCTATGTTGGAGCAGCTACGAAGTTTCGGTCTTGATTTTGATGTGTCGGTCCCTCAAATCCTATCTTGGCTTCCCCTGACACctttctctgaagaattttcgGAAGCGGAAAAGCAAGGAAACTATTCACAAATGCTTCTTGACATGGATGCGGATCTTGAAGAACAAGTTCCTATATTGGAGTTGGAGTAG
- the LOC131327534 gene encoding NAC domain-containing protein 67-like translates to MSVPVGYKFTPTDQELVIDYLEIKSKGKALPCDVVFEREIYGTGNKAPWQIFTKNDPWEEGSVYVLTKLIKATGSDKRTARTAGCGSWHGETGPVRILDKKHRVIGYKRMLRFRIKNGSEAMDESGEGGRWIMHEFSLYGGNGTTSTRNKQSPKGSEYVLCRIKKIYNSKDNKKSPKKVKNVEVPRPAKRARKEVFEQEQDVEALETENIVPYSQELLEAEKEGHYSQILSDVDADLELLRPMLESEQLASIGPDFDASDPRTLSWLPPTPFSEEFSKAEEQGNYSQMLFDMDADLDFDALDPQTLSGHVQTPSSEELSEAKKQENYSQMLFDMDADLDFDALDPQALSGLAQTPFSEELSEAEKQGNYSQMLSSMSDADLHEELISILESEQPPSSISLDSWLPGPTVPTPFFEEFSEAEEQGNYSQMLSDVDADTVELVPILEYLEQLPSFSLDFDVLSKEWSL, encoded by the coding sequence ATGAGCGTACCAGTGGGTTATAAGTTTACGCCTACAGACCAAGAACTTGTTATCGACTATCTTGAGATCAAGTCCAAGGGTAAAGCCCTACCTTGCGATGTCGTTTTCGAGCGCGAGATTTACGGGACCGGAAACAAAGCCCCGTGGCAGATTTTCACCAAGAACGACCCGTGGGAAGAAGGCAGCGTCTACGTTCTCACGAAGCTGATCAAGGCCACCGGCAGCGACAAACGGACAGCTAGAACGGCTGGTTGTGGCTCGTGGCACGGAGAGACCGGTCCTGTACGAATACTCGACAAAAAGCATCGTGTGATAGGGTACAAGAGGATGCTGCGTTTTCGGATCAAGAACGGATCGGAAGCGATGGACGAGAGCGGGGAAGGAGGCCGTTGGATCATGCACGAGTTCTCTTTGTATGGCGGTAATGGTACTACTTCGACTAGGAATAAGCAATCGCCTAAAGGATCAGAATATGTTCTTTGTAggataaagaaaatatataacTCAAAAGACAACAAGAAATCTCCGAAGAAAGTAAAGAATGTTGAGGTCCCGAGGCCTGCAAAGCGTGCGAGGAAGGAGGTGTTTGAGCAAGAACAGGACGTGGAAGCACTGGAAACAGAAAATATAGTTCCTTACtcgcaagaacttttggaagcAGAGAAGGAAGGACATTATTCACAGATACTTTCCGACGTGGATGCGGATCTTGAACTACTACGTCCTATGCTGGAGTCGGAGCAGCTAGCAAGTATCGGTCCTGATTTTGATGCGTCGGACCCCCGAACCCTATCTTGGCTTCCCCCAACACCTTTCTCGGAAGAATTTTCAAAAGCGGAGGAGCAAGGAAATTATTCGCAAATGCTTTTTGACATGGATGCGGATCTTGATTTCGATGCATTAGACCCTCAAACCCTATCTGGGCATGTCCAAACACCTTCCTCGGAAGAACTTTCAGAAGCGAAGAAGCAAGAAAATTATTCGCAAATGCTTTTTGACATGGATGCGGATCTTGATTTTGATGCGTTGGACCCTCAAGCCCTATCTGGGCTTGCCCAAACACCTTTCTCGGAAGAACTTTCGGAAGCGGAGAAGCAAGGAAATTATTCACAAATGCTTTCTTCCATGTCGGATGCGGATCTTCATGAGGAGCTAATTTCTATATTGGAGTCAGAGCAGCCACCAAGTAGTATCAGTCTTGATTCTTGGCTTCCTGGCCCGACAGTGCCAACACCTTTCTTTGAAGAATTTTCAGAAGCGGAGGAGCAAGGAAATTATTCGCAGATGCTTTCTGACGTTGATGCGGATACTGTAGAACTAGTTCCTATATTGGAGTACTTGGAGCAGCTACCAAGTTTCAGTCTTGATTTTGATGTGTTGAGCAAGGAATGGAGCTTGTAA
- the LOC131325695 gene encoding N-carbamoylputrescine amidase-like: MIWCHHIVLRFNEFFHCKLLVHICGIEDLETNMRRNSEYSVSLLFSSVHELFQGYYFCQAQREDFFQRAKPYKGLPTILRKSHISDGPGYQEIYFNPGDTGFKVFHTKLQKLELCLSAICWDQWFPEILDQFELWFSKVQKPQDTGLDSRDHWKRVMQGHAGANLGVGRLGAAAVDMSLVALRIVEAYWEYCLQPWDMAAGVLLLE, translated from the exons ATGATATGGTGCCATCATATTGTCCTGAGATTCAATG AATTTTTCCACTGCAAGTTATTAGTCCATATTTGTGGAATTGAAGACCTTGAAACCAATATGAGGAGAAATTCAGAATATTCAGTTTCTTTACTCTTTTCATCAGTCCAT GAACTATTTCAAGGTTATTACTTCTGTCAAGCTCAAAGGGAGGATTTCTTTCAGCGAGCCAAGCCTTATAAGGGCCTTCCCACGATTCTAAG GAAGTCCCATATTTCAGATGGACCAG GCTACCAGGAAATCTACTTTAATCCAGGAGACACTGGCTTTAAG GTTTTCCATACTAAATTGCAAAAATTGGAGTTG TGTTTGTCAGCAATTTGCTGGGATCAGTGGTTTCCAGAG ATACTGGACCAGTTCGAGCTATGGTTCTCCAAGGTGCAGAAACCTCAAGATACTGGACTTGATTCTCGTGATCACTGGAAGCGAGTCATGCAAGGGCATGCCGGAGCCAATTTG GGAGTAGGAAGGCTAGGTGCTGCAGCAGTGGATATGAGCCTTGTAGCTCTTCGAATTGTTGAAGCATATTGGGAATATTGTCTACAACCATGGGATATGGCTGCTGGTGTTTTG CTTTTGGAGTGA